The following proteins come from a genomic window of Larimichthys crocea isolate SSNF unplaced genomic scaffold, L_crocea_2.0 scaffold560, whole genome shotgun sequence:
- the dera gene encoding LOW QUALITY PROTEIN: deoxyribose-phosphate aldolase (The sequence of the model RefSeq protein was modified relative to this genomic sequence to represent the inferred CDS: substituted 1 base at 1 genomic stop codon) has translation MSDRNPGMKLDLEWISKVRVNTQAVLKRAQHIQGQKIPKKQWQAAWLLKAVTCIDLTTLAGDDTPSNVHRLCLKAIQPVRYDLLKKMDMHNKGVTTAAVCVYPSRVADAFNSLKAANSSLPVASAGQTPLETRLQEVRMAVAGGAAEIDVVINRTLALTGQWEAMYDEIRQFRETCGDAHMKTILAIGELGTFTNVYKASLLAMMAGSDFIKTSTGKETVNATYPVAIVMXAIRDYYLFTGHKVGFKPAGGIRTAQEALVWLTLIKEELGNDWLCPVLFRLGASSLLADIERQIYHHVTSQYPAYHELPMA, from the exons ATGTCGGACAGGAACCCGGGGATGAAGCTCG ACCTGGAGTGGATCTCAAAAGTGAGAGTGAACACGCAGGCGGTCCTGAAGAGAGCTCAGCACATCCAAGGACAAAAGATCCCCAAGAAACAGTGGCAG GCTGCCTGGCTGCTAAAGGCTGTCACGTGTATCGACCTGACAACTCTGGCTGGAGATGATACACCGTCCAACGTCCATCGGCTGTGTCTGAAAGCCATTCAGCCAGTCCGGTACGACCTGCTCAAGAAGATGGATATGCATAACAaag GAGTGactacagcagcagtgtgtgtgtatccatctCGTGTAGCTGATGCTTTCAATTCACTAAAAGCAGCCAACTCCAGCCTTCCTGTTGCCTCAG CGGGCCAGACACCACTGGAGACCCGCCTGCAGGAAGTCCGCATGGCAGTGGCTGGCGGTGCCGCTGAGATTGACGTTGTCATCAACCGGACGCTTGCCCTCACAGGGCAGTGGGAAG CCATGTATGACGAGATCCGCCAGTTTCGGGAGACCTGTGGTGACGCCCACATGAAGACCATCCTGGCTATTGGAGAGCTGGGCACCTTCACCAACGTCTACAAGGCCAGCCTGCTCGCCATGATGGCTG GTTCAGACTTCATCAAGACTTCCACAGGAAAGGAGACTGTCAATGCTACTTACCCTGTCGCCATAGTGATGTGAGCCATCCGTGACTACTACTTGTTCACAGGCCACAAG GTTGGCTTTAAGCCAGCTGGAGGGATCCGGACAGCTCAGGAGGCTCTGGTGTGGCTCACTCTGATCAAAGAAGAGCTGGGGAACGACTGGCTCTGCCCTGTCCTGTTCCGCCTGGGAGCCAGCAGCCTATTGGCTGACATCGAGAGGCAG ATCTACCATCATGTTACTAGCCAATATCCTGCCTATCATGAGCTGCCTATGGCCTGA